One Peribacillus simplex NBRC 15720 = DSM 1321 genomic region harbors:
- the trpA gene encoding tryptophan synthase subunit alpha, with protein sequence MNKLTNALEECQIKQEKAFVPYIMAGDGGLERLKSQLLFLEKSGATAVELGIPFSDPVADGPVIQQAGIRSLENGTTLKDVLKKVMEIKNDVTIPIILMGYTNSILAYGLKEFTNDCLQAGISGCIIPDLPIEEEAIFSSIKTAGIVLIRLVTLTSSKERIAEITAGAEGFIYAVTVKGITGARDAFGEELGGYLKKVKEISPVPVLAGFGISTPDHVRDAIQYCDGVIVGSKIIECFETGKEDQISDLILASKGLVQK encoded by the coding sequence ATGAATAAATTAACAAATGCGCTTGAAGAATGTCAAATAAAGCAGGAGAAAGCATTCGTACCATATATTATGGCAGGCGATGGAGGTCTGGAACGTTTAAAAAGCCAGCTTCTTTTCCTTGAAAAAAGCGGGGCGACCGCTGTTGAACTAGGGATACCATTCTCTGACCCTGTCGCTGATGGACCGGTTATCCAACAAGCTGGCATCCGATCTTTGGAAAATGGCACAACTTTAAAAGATGTCCTGAAAAAAGTAATGGAAATCAAAAATGATGTGACCATCCCAATTATTTTAATGGGCTATACGAATTCAATCCTGGCATATGGACTTAAAGAGTTTACGAATGACTGTCTCCAAGCAGGGATTTCCGGGTGCATCATCCCCGATTTACCGATTGAAGAAGAAGCCATCTTTTCATCAATCAAAACTGCAGGGATCGTTCTTATCCGACTTGTGACACTCACGTCTTCGAAAGAGCGTATCGCTGAGATTACCGCAGGTGCGGAGGGATTTATCTACGCAGTTACAGTCAAAGGCATTACAGGTGCCCGTGACGCCTTTGGGGAAGAACTTGGGGGCTATTTAAAGAAGGTAAAAGAGATAAGTCCGGTTCCCGTTCTTGCTGGGTTCGGCATATCGACGCCAGATCATGTCCGTGATGCAATTCAATACTGCGATGGTGTCATTGTCGGCAGCAAGATCATCGAATGCTTCGAGACAGGTAAGGAAGATCAGATTAGTGACTTGATACTAGCAAGCAAAGGCTTAGTGCAAAAATAA
- the trpB gene encoding tryptophan synthase subunit beta — translation MNTYTQPDKTGHFGAYGGRFVPETLMAAITELEEVYEQSKNDPEFQRQLSYYLKQYIGRETPLYFAENLTRLAGGADIYLKREDLNHTGAHKINNTIGQALLTQKMGKKKVIAETGAGQHGVATATVCALLKLECIIFMGEEDIRRQKLNVFRMELLGAKVISVSQGSGTLKDAVNEALRYWVANVDDTHYIMGSVLGPHPFPVIVRDFQSVIGNETKRQYSEAVNSLPDAVVACIGGGSNAMGMFYPFIEDETVKLYGVEAAGHGLETPLHASSLTKGKPGVLHGAFMYVLQNEDGQIQEAHSISAGLDYPGVGPEHSYLKDTNRVKYTSVTDDEALEALAMLSREEGIIPALESSHAISYGLKLAKEMEKGTGLVICLSGRGDKDVETVQSLMGGSEHE, via the coding sequence ATGAACACTTATACACAGCCTGATAAAACTGGACATTTTGGAGCATATGGAGGCCGTTTCGTTCCGGAAACTTTAATGGCGGCGATTACGGAGCTTGAAGAAGTATATGAACAATCTAAAAATGATCCTGAATTCCAAAGGCAGCTAAGCTATTACCTGAAACAATATATCGGTCGGGAAACACCTCTTTATTTTGCGGAGAACTTAACCAGACTAGCTGGTGGTGCAGATATTTATCTGAAGCGCGAAGACTTGAATCATACCGGGGCCCACAAAATAAATAATACGATCGGTCAGGCTTTGCTGACTCAGAAAATGGGCAAGAAAAAGGTGATTGCCGAAACGGGTGCAGGACAGCATGGGGTTGCAACGGCGACTGTGTGTGCTTTACTGAAGTTGGAATGCATCATCTTTATGGGTGAAGAAGATATCAGGAGACAGAAATTGAATGTATTCCGGATGGAGCTTTTGGGAGCAAAGGTCATATCTGTTTCACAAGGAAGCGGGACTCTGAAGGATGCAGTCAATGAGGCGTTACGGTATTGGGTGGCGAATGTGGATGACACCCATTATATAATGGGATCCGTTCTTGGTCCGCATCCATTCCCCGTTATTGTACGTGATTTTCAAAGCGTGATAGGGAATGAAACAAAGCGTCAATATTCGGAGGCTGTTAATTCCCTACCGGATGCAGTAGTCGCTTGCATAGGCGGAGGAAGTAATGCAATGGGAATGTTTTATCCCTTCATTGAGGATGAAACGGTAAAATTATACGGAGTGGAAGCGGCAGGGCATGGACTTGAAACACCATTACATGCTTCAAGTTTGACGAAGGGGAAACCTGGGGTGCTCCACGGGGCATTTATGTATGTATTGCAGAACGAAGACGGTCAGATCCAGGAGGCACATTCAATTTCAGCAGGGCTGGATTATCCAGGGGTAGGGCCTGAACATAGTTACTTAAAAGATACAAATCGGGTGAAATATACTTCCGTAACCGATGATGAAGCCTTGGAAGCTCTAGCGATGCTTTCAAGGGAGGAAGGGATCATCCCTGCTTTAGAAAGTTCACATGCCATTTCCTACGGTTTAAAGCTTGCTAAAGAAATGGAGAAAGGAACAGGACTGGTGATTTGCTTGTCAGGCCGTGGTGATAAGGATGTTGAAACGGTCCAATCTTTGATGGGGGGTAGTGAACATGAATAA
- a CDS encoding phosphoribosylanthranilate isomerase, with protein MLVKICGIKTLAAAQTAVGSGADFIGFIFAESSRKVEPEIVGEFGAHLAGHVKKVGVFANQTEQEVIKSAEIAGLDYIQLHGNESASFARRMPLPVIKAFAVNSEEDLENLHEYPADYLLVDLPKSSSGKGLTLDWEMIRKADLPLEKVILAGGLTPENVGKAINAVSPFAVDVASGVETNGLKDAVKIKAFINEAKYTAGKEE; from the coding sequence ATGTTAGTGAAAATCTGTGGGATTAAGACATTGGCAGCCGCTCAGACTGCTGTTGGATCAGGGGCAGACTTCATTGGTTTCATTTTTGCCGAGAGTAGCAGGAAGGTTGAGCCAGAGATAGTAGGAGAATTCGGAGCGCATCTAGCTGGACATGTTAAAAAAGTTGGAGTGTTTGCCAATCAAACTGAACAAGAAGTGATAAAAAGTGCTGAAATTGCAGGATTGGATTATATTCAGCTTCATGGTAACGAGTCTGCCAGCTTCGCCCGCAGAATGCCCCTACCGGTGATCAAGGCCTTTGCCGTCAATTCAGAGGAAGACCTTGAAAACCTTCATGAATACCCAGCAGATTATCTATTAGTTGATCTTCCTAAGAGTTCATCTGGAAAGGGATTGACTTTGGATTGGGAAATGATCCGAAAAGCGGATCTGCCACTGGAGAAGGTAATTCTAGCGGGTGGGCTGACTCCGGAAAATGTCGGAAAAGCGATTAATGCCGTTTCACCATTCGCAGTTGACGTAGCCAGTGGTGTTGAAACAAACGGATTAAAAGATGCGGTAAAAATAAAAGCATTTATTAATGAGGCAAAATATACAGCCGGAAAAGAGGAATGA
- the trpC gene encoding indole-3-glycerol phosphate synthase TrpC → MENILTKIIEQKKVEVAKLKEKGLDDSVMINIVRPSLVENLKTAKSMAVIAEIKRASPSKGDIKINVNPIEQAISYESGGAAAISVLTDEVFFKGSIADLRNVSEAIRIPRLCKDFIIDEIQIDRAHQSGATIILLIVAALSKERLHELYKYAKKKGLEVLTEVHDEAELERALELNAELIGINNRNLKTFKVDLAVTERLAKLLDPKLHIIISESGIKTKEDVMRVKEAGAKAILVGETLMTASNLPHTMAELQMSI, encoded by the coding sequence ATGGAAAATATCTTAACGAAAATCATCGAACAGAAAAAGGTGGAAGTCGCAAAATTAAAAGAAAAGGGCTTAGATGATTCGGTAATGATCAACATAGTCAGACCTTCTTTGGTGGAAAATTTGAAAACGGCGAAATCGATGGCGGTTATCGCGGAAATAAAACGGGCTTCCCCTTCAAAAGGGGACATTAAAATTAATGTAAATCCGATCGAGCAGGCCATTTCATATGAAAGTGGTGGAGCGGCAGCGATATCAGTATTGACGGATGAGGTTTTCTTCAAAGGATCAATTGCAGATTTGAGAAACGTAAGCGAGGCCATACGGATTCCCAGGCTGTGCAAAGATTTTATCATCGATGAAATCCAAATCGATCGTGCCCATCAATCTGGTGCCACTATAATTCTATTGATTGTGGCAGCACTTTCTAAAGAACGCCTTCATGAATTATATAAATATGCAAAAAAGAAAGGGCTTGAAGTATTGACGGAAGTCCATGATGAAGCCGAACTGGAACGGGCTCTCGAGCTGAATGCAGAGCTCATAGGGATTAACAATCGGAATTTAAAGACCTTCAAAGTGGATTTGGCTGTAACGGAACGACTGGCGAAGTTACTTGATCCAAAACTCCATATCATTATCAGTGAAAGTGGAATCAAGACAAAAGAAGACGTGATGCGAGTGAAGGAAGCTGGTGCAAAAGCGATTTTAGTCGGGGAGACACTGATGACAGCATCAAATCTTCCGCACACGATGGCCGAACTGCAAATGAGTATATAA
- the trpD gene encoding anthranilate phosphoribosyltransferase: protein MKEYLAKLAERQTLTEEEMSRAAQSLFSKDITESEMAAFIIALKSKGETAGEIASLVRVMREEARSVQTSSLNVMDNCGTGGDGSQSFNISTASAFVLAGAGVKVAKHGNRSISSKTGSADVLEELGVNLYLEPDMLKELLEENGITFLFAPSVHPNIARIMKVRKELKIPTIFNLIGPLTNPVQLDTQLMGINRRDMLELFAEVLHKLGRKRAVVINGAGFMDEASLQGENSLVLLEQGDIIPFTLHPEEVDLPVYGNDAIRGGDAKQNADIMLRLLKGEKGAYRDTVLLNAGLGLYAHGTAATIKKGISMAKESLDSGSALAKLENLIAYGNRNKVVM from the coding sequence GTGAAGGAGTATTTAGCGAAGTTAGCAGAGCGTCAAACATTGACGGAAGAAGAGATGAGCAGAGCAGCCCAATCGTTATTTTCTAAAGATATCACCGAGAGCGAGATGGCAGCATTCATCATTGCTCTAAAATCCAAAGGGGAAACGGCAGGTGAAATAGCAAGCCTTGTCAGAGTCATGAGAGAAGAAGCGAGAAGTGTACAAACAAGCTCTCTTAATGTAATGGATAATTGCGGAACGGGAGGAGATGGGTCGCAAAGCTTCAATATAAGTACAGCTTCGGCCTTCGTACTTGCTGGGGCCGGTGTCAAGGTTGCCAAACATGGAAACCGTAGCATTTCAAGCAAAACGGGCAGTGCGGATGTATTGGAAGAATTAGGTGTTAATTTGTACTTGGAGCCTGACATGTTAAAAGAACTGTTGGAGGAAAATGGGATCACATTCTTATTTGCACCATCGGTCCACCCTAATATTGCACGGATAATGAAAGTGAGAAAAGAACTGAAAATCCCGACGATATTTAATCTCATCGGTCCTCTGACAAATCCAGTCCAACTCGACACGCAATTAATGGGAATTAATCGACGCGATATGCTCGAGCTTTTTGCCGAAGTCCTACATAAATTAGGCAGGAAACGCGCAGTCGTGATAAATGGTGCCGGTTTTATGGATGAAGCGAGCCTACAGGGTGAAAATTCACTCGTGCTATTGGAGCAAGGGGATATTATCCCATTTACGCTGCATCCTGAAGAAGTGGATCTGCCGGTTTACGGAAATGATGCCATCCGCGGCGGTGACGCCAAACAAAATGCCGATATCATGCTAAGGCTTCTCAAAGGGGAAAAAGGGGCCTATCGTGATACAGTTTTATTGAATGCTGGATTGGGATTATACGCACATGGTACGGCAGCAACGATCAAAAAAGGAATCTCCATGGCCAAAGAAAGCCTTGATAGCGGATCGGCTCTTGCAAAGTTAGAAAATCTGATTGCTTATGGCAATAGAAATAAGGTGGTCATGTAA
- a CDS encoding anthranilate synthase component II translates to MILLIDNYDSFTYNLYQYLGEVEKEIVVKRNDEITLAEIEELNPMAIVISPGPGRPEDAGISMEIIRNFYEKVPLLGICLGHQAIGAVFGANVVGAKQIMHGKTSVIEHDGTGVFAKQDLQFPVMRYHSLVVERASLPDELTVTAVALDDGEIMALKHQDFPLYGLQFHPESIGTKIGKELLHQFYEIVGTFQSEKEQSIL, encoded by the coding sequence ATGATTTTATTAATTGATAACTATGACTCGTTCACTTACAACCTTTATCAATATTTAGGCGAAGTGGAAAAAGAAATCGTAGTAAAAAGGAATGACGAAATCACTCTTGCGGAAATTGAGGAACTGAATCCAATGGCAATCGTCATTTCCCCGGGACCCGGCAGGCCTGAAGATGCTGGTATCAGTATGGAGATCATTCGTAATTTTTATGAGAAGGTTCCGCTATTAGGCATTTGTTTGGGGCATCAGGCCATCGGGGCAGTTTTTGGTGCGAATGTGGTTGGAGCGAAACAAATCATGCATGGGAAAACATCGGTTATCGAACATGATGGAACAGGTGTATTTGCCAAACAGGACTTACAATTCCCGGTAATGCGTTACCATTCCCTTGTAGTTGAAAGGGCGAGTCTGCCAGATGAATTGACTGTGACGGCAGTGGCACTGGATGATGGGGAGATCATGGCCCTGAAACATCAAGATTTTCCGCTCTACGGTTTACAGTTCCACCCTGAATCAATAGGGACGAAAATCGGCAAGGAATTATTACATCAATTTTATGAGATTGTGGGAACCTTCCAATCAGAGAAGGAACAATCCATCTTATAA
- the trpE gene encoding anthranilate synthase component I — MNNLDEKKILRFKMDTIEGDIHTPIAIFQKLDGDQKFLLESSNSHHDNGRYSYLGSKPYLEVTSLADQVYVKDTETGDQIVKNINIIEFLKNELLVEIGEAPIHLPPFNGGAIGYMGYDIIRLYENIGPVPPDSLQMPDAHFLFYKELYIFDHVLQKIHLLTAEEDSKKSLLGMKEKINQASKPSKEISSEYLEFDSNFSQDEFEKMVLEVKAAIVAGEVFQVVLSQRFKADFDGEPFDAYRRLRLANPSPYMFYIEFGDYTIIGSSPESLISVSSGMVHVNPIAGTRPRGKTDEEDKGFEKSLLMDEKELAEHKMLVDLGRNDLGRVCEIGSIHLTEEMEIQRYQHVMHIASKVSGKLREGFTSLDALTVCLPAGTVSGAPKIRAMELINELENCKRGMYSGSIGFIGFGGDLDMALAIRTMIIKDGKAYVQAGAGIVYDSDPKTEFEETQNKARALMEVHTK, encoded by the coding sequence ATGAATAATTTGGATGAAAAAAAAATACTCCGCTTTAAAATGGACACAATTGAAGGGGATATTCACACACCCATTGCCATATTTCAGAAATTAGATGGTGACCAGAAGTTTTTATTGGAAAGTTCGAATTCGCATCATGACAACGGCCGCTACTCTTATCTAGGTTCAAAACCTTACCTGGAGGTGACATCACTTGCTGACCAAGTATATGTGAAAGACACTGAAACAGGTGACCAAATCGTAAAGAACATCAATATCATAGAGTTTCTAAAAAACGAATTATTAGTTGAAATAGGAGAGGCTCCCATACATCTTCCGCCTTTTAACGGTGGTGCAATCGGATATATGGGCTATGATATCATTCGACTATATGAAAATATAGGTCCGGTGCCTCCTGATTCTCTGCAAATGCCTGATGCTCATTTTCTTTTTTATAAAGAACTGTATATATTCGATCATGTTCTGCAGAAGATCCATCTTTTGACTGCGGAAGAAGATAGTAAAAAAAGTTTATTGGGGATGAAGGAAAAAATCAATCAGGCAAGCAAGCCGTCAAAGGAAATATCGTCGGAATATTTGGAATTCGATTCGAATTTCAGTCAGGATGAATTCGAGAAAATGGTCCTTGAAGTTAAAGCAGCAATAGTAGCGGGTGAAGTGTTCCAAGTTGTTTTATCACAAAGGTTTAAAGCGGACTTCGATGGGGAGCCTTTCGATGCCTACCGTCGTTTGCGATTAGCCAACCCCTCTCCTTATATGTTTTATATAGAATTTGGTGACTATACAATTATTGGGTCGTCTCCAGAAAGTTTGATCAGTGTTTCATCAGGAATGGTTCATGTTAATCCCATTGCCGGTACAAGGCCGAGAGGGAAAACGGATGAAGAAGATAAAGGCTTCGAAAAAAGCCTGCTGATGGATGAAAAGGAACTTGCCGAGCATAAGATGCTTGTTGATTTGGGTAGAAATGATCTTGGCAGGGTTTGCGAAATCGGTTCAATCCACCTTACCGAGGAAATGGAAATTCAAAGATATCAGCATGTTATGCATATTGCTTCGAAGGTTAGCGGAAAGCTTAGGGAAGGGTTCACGAGTTTAGATGCGCTGACGGTCTGCCTCCCTGCTGGAACAGTTTCAGGTGCTCCTAAAATCAGGGCAATGGAGCTGATCAATGAACTGGAAAATTGTAAACGGGGGATGTATTCGGGCTCGATAGGGTTCATAGGTTTTGGAGGGGATCTTGATATGGCTTTAGCCATTCGGACGATGATCATTAAAGATGGCAAGGCCTACGTACAGGCAGGGGCAGGAATTGTATATGATTCAGATCCAAAAACGGAATTTGAAGAGACACAAAATAAAGCACGCGCTTTAATGGAGGTTCACACAAAATGA
- a CDS encoding UPF0223 family protein, giving the protein MDYQYPMDLDWSTDEIVDVIKFFEAVEKAYENKIQKEEFMKAYRRFKEIVPGKADEKKYTDEFESVSTYSAYLVIKKAKGIDDGEWIKMKK; this is encoded by the coding sequence ATGGATTATCAATATCCAATGGATCTTGATTGGTCTACTGACGAGATCGTAGATGTGATTAAATTCTTTGAAGCGGTAGAAAAGGCTTATGAAAATAAAATACAAAAGGAAGAATTTATGAAGGCTTACCGAAGATTCAAGGAAATAGTCCCCGGTAAAGCGGATGAAAAAAAGTATACGGATGAATTTGAGTCAGTCAGCACCTATTCAGCATATCTTGTTATTAAGAAGGCAAAAGGTATCGATGACGGAGAATGGATAAAAATGAAAAAATAA
- a CDS encoding NAD(P)H-dependent flavin oxidoreductase, whose translation MKWKTRVTDLLGIQYPIVQGGLAHLAYADLAAAVSNAGGLGQVTAMSLDNPEQLIDEIRKTKSLTDKPFGVNFAIGQHGRPYEHMLEAALKEDIAAVSVTGGNPSPFLDYVKGTQVKKLVLVAARRQAMKAEELGADAVMVVGQEGGGHLGRDDIGTSVLIPQVVDSVKIPVIASGGFGDGRGLMAALALGAEGIEMGTRFIAVQECVHAHELYKNALVSGTENDTVVIKRSIGAPARVIANSWTDKILDIEKENGGYEQLKDYISGKANQRYIHDGVEGEGFAWAGQVMGLIHDVPSTAELFSRIIDQAEAIRSKWAD comes from the coding sequence TTGAAGTGGAAAACGCGTGTGACCGATTTGTTAGGGATTCAATACCCAATCGTACAAGGGGGATTGGCTCATTTAGCATATGCAGACCTGGCTGCGGCAGTTTCGAATGCAGGAGGGCTAGGGCAGGTAACGGCCATGTCCTTGGACAACCCAGAGCAACTGATAGATGAAATTAGAAAAACCAAATCATTGACGGATAAACCGTTTGGTGTGAACTTTGCAATTGGTCAGCATGGAAGGCCTTATGAACACATGCTTGAAGCAGCCTTGAAAGAGGATATCGCAGCTGTTTCCGTAACAGGCGGTAACCCTTCTCCATTTCTTGATTACGTCAAAGGCACTCAGGTGAAAAAACTAGTGCTCGTTGCTGCAAGAAGGCAGGCAATGAAGGCTGAAGAGCTTGGAGCAGATGCTGTGATGGTAGTTGGTCAGGAGGGAGGTGGACATTTAGGCCGTGATGATATTGGAACTTCTGTGTTGATTCCTCAAGTTGTGGACTCCGTGAAAATTCCAGTCATCGCCTCGGGTGGTTTTGGCGATGGACGCGGTTTGATGGCAGCATTGGCACTTGGAGCCGAAGGAATCGAGATGGGAACACGATTCATAGCAGTCCAGGAGTGTGTTCATGCACATGAATTATATAAAAATGCCTTGGTTTCCGGAACAGAAAATGATACCGTTGTCATTAAGAGGTCCATTGGTGCACCAGCCAGGGTAATTGCAAACAGCTGGACCGATAAGATCCTTGATATAGAAAAAGAAAACGGCGGATATGAACAATTGAAGGATTACATAAGTGGTAAAGCGAACCAGCGTTATATCCATGACGGTGTTGAAGGTGAAGGCTTTGCCTGGGCTGGACAAGTGATGGGGCTGATTCATGATGTACCATCGACTGCTGAACTATTCAGTCGGATTATCGACCAGGCGGAAGCAATTCGTTCTAAATGGGCAGACTAA
- a CDS encoding aminotransferase class I/II-fold pyridoxal phosphate-dependent enzyme, translating to MSQNETPLYTALLQHAKKNPVQFHIPGHKKGKGMDADFRNFIGENALSIDLINIAPLDDLHQPKGIIKHAQDLAAEAFGADHTFFSVQGTSGAIMTMVMTVCGPGDKIIVPRNVHKSVMSAIVFSGAVPIFINPEIDKDLGISHGITVDAVEKTLMEHSDAKGLLVINPTYFGISADLQKIVEVAHSHQIPVLVDEAHGVHIHFHEDLPMSAMQAGADMAATSVHKLGGSLTGSSILNVKTGLVSANRVQAILSMLTTTSTSYILLASLDTARRQLATVGREMIDEAINLAGYIREAVNEIPYLYCVGSEILESEAAFSYDPTKLIISIKELNITGYDVEKWLREKHNIEVELSDLYNILCLITPGDSKTEADLLIAALRDLSDEFKEMAAEHEKIEVLLPDTPPLALSPREAFYAETEVVPIEESVGKISAEFIMVYPPGIPIFIPGELITEDNINYIRKNIEAGLPVQGPEDPEIKYLRIIKN from the coding sequence TTGTCACAGAATGAAACACCCTTATACACTGCCTTATTGCAGCATGCAAAAAAAAATCCCGTTCAATTTCATATTCCAGGTCATAAAAAAGGAAAAGGAATGGACGCTGATTTCCGTAATTTCATTGGAGAAAATGCATTATCCATAGATTTAATCAATATCGCTCCACTCGATGATCTCCATCAGCCAAAGGGGATCATTAAACACGCTCAGGATCTTGCCGCTGAAGCTTTTGGGGCAGATCACACATTCTTTTCCGTTCAAGGAACAAGTGGAGCAATCATGACGATGGTCATGACAGTATGCGGACCTGGGGACAAAATCATCGTCCCAAGGAATGTACATAAATCCGTAATGTCTGCCATTGTATTTTCCGGAGCTGTTCCCATTTTCATCAATCCTGAAATAGACAAAGATTTGGGCATTTCACACGGAATCACAGTCGATGCCGTTGAAAAAACTTTAATGGAACATAGCGATGCAAAAGGATTGCTTGTCATCAATCCCACCTATTTCGGCATTTCGGCTGATTTGCAAAAAATAGTGGAAGTTGCTCATTCCCACCAAATCCCAGTACTCGTAGATGAAGCACATGGTGTCCATATACACTTCCATGAAGACTTGCCGATGTCAGCCATGCAAGCTGGAGCAGATATGGCTGCAACGAGTGTTCATAAACTGGGCGGTTCACTAACTGGAAGTTCCATATTAAATGTTAAGACTGGTTTAGTTTCTGCAAATCGTGTTCAAGCCATATTGAGCATGCTCACAACCACCTCAACCTCCTATATCCTTCTGGCTTCCCTGGATACAGCTAGAAGACAACTTGCGACGGTAGGCAGGGAAATGATCGATGAAGCGATCAATCTCGCAGGGTATATCCGTGAGGCCGTTAATGAGATTCCTTATCTTTACTGTGTCGGCAGCGAAATTCTCGAGAGTGAGGCAGCCTTTAGTTATGATCCGACTAAATTGATCATATCCATTAAGGAATTGAATATTACCGGATACGACGTTGAGAAATGGCTTCGTGAAAAGCATAATATCGAAGTGGAACTATCTGACTTGTACAATATTCTTTGCCTGATAACTCCTGGAGATTCAAAAACAGAAGCGGACCTGCTGATTGCTGCCCTTAGAGACTTATCGGATGAGTTTAAGGAAATGGCGGCTGAACATGAAAAAATTGAAGTCCTGCTTCCTGATACACCACCATTGGCTTTATCACCCAGGGAGGCATTTTACGCAGAAACCGAAGTGGTTCCCATTGAGGAATCTGTCGGCAAAATTAGCGCTGAATTCATCATGGTTTACCCGCCGGGAATCCCGATCTTCATACCAGGTGAATTGATTACTGAAGATAATATCAATTACATCCGGAAAAATATCGAGGCCGGCCTTCCTGTTCAAGGCCCTGAGGACCCAGAAATAAAATATTTACGCATCATTAAAAATTGA
- a CDS encoding GapA-binding peptide SR1P, with the protein MGTIVCQTCNSTIEHFEDEKVSVLYTHNHNCQSCDTAASEK; encoded by the coding sequence ATGGGAACTATCGTATGTCAAACTTGCAATAGCACGATTGAACATTTTGAAGATGAAAAAGTAAGTGTACTATATACACACAATCACAACTGCCAAAGCTGTGATACAGCTGCCTCTGAAAAATAA
- a CDS encoding DUF1885 family protein: MTENAYIKLVPESAKGTVTIEDVKELLSYYQMITAKTGKQLDWDYDKKAFPYEMKEPERMKDKVIYLQSKEDRYHMILIGVDQEVVKDEDGSERIQSYIQFTLPETATFGDKGKANELCKFLAKKLRAQLHLFNKRVMYYYPRK, from the coding sequence ATGACTGAAAATGCCTATATCAAACTTGTTCCTGAGTCCGCTAAAGGGACTGTAACCATCGAAGACGTGAAAGAATTGCTGAGCTATTATCAAATGATCACAGCGAAAACCGGAAAGCAACTGGATTGGGACTATGATAAAAAAGCATTTCCTTATGAAATGAAAGAACCGGAAAGAATGAAAGATAAGGTCATATACCTCCAATCCAAAGAAGATCGATACCACATGATATTGATAGGCGTTGACCAGGAAGTCGTTAAGGATGAAGATGGATCAGAGCGGATTCAATCCTATATCCAATTCACCCTCCCTGAAACTGCAACTTTCGGTGATAAGGGAAAGGCTAATGAATTGTGCAAGTTCCTTGCAAAGAAATTACGGGCGCAGCTACACCTCTTCAATAAACGGGTGATGTATTATTATCCAAGGAAATAA
- a CDS encoding polysaccharide deacetylase family protein encodes MINKVVALFTLVSFLLMACNDPSSGQTENETEKSVETTTTVHDESQQEKDLKKETSKTIGEGNVKAEYRVDKENWSFKPIGDAKPKVVLLTFDDAPDKYSLEIARTLKRLEVPAIFFVNGHFLENDENKAMLKEIHEMGFSIGNHTYSHVNLKELTEKEQEREIVKLNNLVEGIIGVRPKYFRAPFGSNTEHSKKVAEKEKMLVMNWTYGYDWEKEYQDKKALSEIMLNSPYLGNGANLLMHDRKWTSEAIEDIVKGFQKKGYEILDPKLIETPA; translated from the coding sequence ATGATTAACAAAGTAGTAGCATTATTTACCTTAGTATCTTTTTTATTGATGGCTTGTAATGATCCGAGTTCCGGTCAAACTGAAAATGAGACTGAAAAAAGCGTGGAAACGACAACAACGGTCCATGATGAAAGCCAGCAAGAGAAAGATTTGAAAAAAGAAACGTCAAAAACAATTGGCGAAGGGAATGTAAAGGCAGAATATCGCGTGGATAAAGAGAATTGGTCATTTAAACCCATTGGGGATGCAAAACCGAAAGTGGTGTTGTTAACATTTGATGATGCACCTGATAAATATTCTCTGGAAATCGCCCGAACCCTGAAGCGACTTGAAGTACCTGCGATATTTTTCGTGAACGGTCACTTTCTTGAAAATGATGAAAATAAAGCGATGCTGAAAGAAATTCATGAAATGGGTTTTTCTATCGGCAATCATACATATTCCCATGTGAATTTAAAAGAGTTGACCGAAAAGGAACAAGAGCGGGAAATCGTTAAATTGAACAATTTGGTTGAGGGTATTATAGGGGTACGCCCTAAGTACTTCAGGGCGCCATTTGGATCGAATACCGAGCATTCAAAAAAAGTCGCTGAGAAAGAAAAAATGTTGGTCATGAATTGGACATACGGATATGACTGGGAAAAAGAGTATCAGGATAAAAAAGCTTTATCGGAGATCATGTTGAACAGCCCTTATTTAGGAAATGGTGCGAACTTGCTGATGCATGACCGGAAATGGACCAGTGAAGCGATAGAGGATATCGTGAAAGGTTTTCAAAAGAAAGGTTATGAGATCCTTGATCCAAAATTAATTGAAACGCCTGCATGA